CAGGAAATAAAGCGCATTGATACGCATATTCATTTGTACGACACCAATCGATCAGGAAGCTTCGATTTTCTAGACGATCATAAATTGGATGGAAGCGTTAAACTTCGTTTTCCGCACTTAGCAAAACAGTTTGCCGATTCTGCAACGTCGGCAGGAGTAAAGTTTGCTTATGTTGTGGAAGCGAGTATCCGTCGGGAAGATAACTTTTGGCTTTCTGAAATTTGTGATTCTACAGCCTGTATACTTGGCTTTTCTGCTAACCTAAATCCGCTGGATGAGACATTTATAGAAGATCTTGAGTCGTTATCAAAAAATCCGAAGTTCAGAGGTATCCGCCCCCGAATTCGTGGATTTAATTTATCTGATGCGGAAACCATAAAACGCTTGGGAGAAATAGAGAAACGTGGTCTTGTCCTTGAACTTTGGGGTAATAATACAGCTATTGCGTCAATTGCCAGTTTATATCCAAACATGAATATTATTGTGAATCATTTTGCCGGAGGTGCAATCCGTGCTGATGGTATTCCCAATAAATCTGCCTACATATCTAAACTGGAGCATTTGGCGACACAAAGTAATGTGTATATCAAAATATCAGCGCTTTATTCACGTTCAGGGAAACGGTTTGCCCCAACAAACATGGAATATTATAAACCATTAATTGATGCAGCTGTGGATGCTTTTGGCCCGGAACGTGTATTGTTTGGAAGCAACTGGCCGCTATCTGTTTTACGTGGGAACTACAAAAGTATGATAAAGCTTTTGGAAGCGTATTGCAAACAAAGGGAAGATTTAAGTGCCGAGCAGTTGTTTTATTCAAACGCTATAAAGGCTTACGGCCTGTAAAAACAAGAAAATGGGGGCTCATTGTTCCGATAGAGAGAAAGGAAATTGTATAAAAATTTGATTCTAAAAACAAATTGAAGTGAAACGAAATATACTATATTTTCTGTTTCTGTTTTTCGCCTTATTAGGATGTTTAGGTAACGAAAAAATCATTGAAATGGAAAAGAACAAACAATTAAAGAACATCCTGATTCTGTTTCCGGAAGACATGGGCAACCATATGAGTTCGTTAGGCACTCCTGGGATTAGCACTCCAGAACTTGACGCTTTGGCTTTAGAAGGAGTAAGATTCACCTCAAATTTTTGTGGTCAGCCGGTTTGCTCACCAAGTAAAGGTACCATTTACACCGGGCGTTATCCTCACGACAACGGGATGATAAAAAACACCCACAATTTTTCGGTTGATCAACTTCCATTTCCCGAAGATACCGATCCGTCAGATTACCGAATAACTGGAGTTAAGGAGGATATTCCAACCTTAATTGAAATCTTGAAAGAAAATGGTTACTTCACGGCAATTACCTCAAAGACACATGTTCAACCCATGAAAAAATTTCCGTTCGACATGGGCTGGGGACGTTTAGGTTCAGAAGGTATTTATAAACCTGAAACGTGGAAAGAACTTATCAATGCAGTAAAGGATGGGGCCGCCGATAAACCATTTTTTTTGATGGCAAATACTTCGCTTACGCATGCGCCCTGGCAAATAAAGTTGCTTGAAAACGGGATTAGCAGTAATCCATCCAACAGGCTTGCACCACCTACAAGTGTTGACTGGAAAGAGATTCCCGTGCATCCGTTTATGCCCGATACCGAAGTGGCGCGAAAAGACCTTGCCCGATATTTTGCAATGGTGCAGTTGGTTGACGATTGGGTAGGAGTAATTATGAATTCACTTGAAGAAGCGGGTCTGGCTGAAAACACATTGGTAATTTTTACGCCCGACCATGGAATGCCATATCAGCGGGGCAAGGTGGCATGTTACCCGGCCGGAACCCAGGTTCCATTAATTATAAAAGGACCAGGAATCTCCAAAGGCCTTTCTTTGGAAACGCCGGTAAGTCATGTCGATTTGATGCCAACCATACTTAAATACCTGAATATTGATATCCCTAATGTGCAACACGGTAATTCATTATGGCCACTTCTAACCGGTCGGCAAAAAGAGTTTGAGGGGCGTAAAACAGTGCTTACCGAAACAAATTCATACTACAAAGGCCGAGCGGTAACCGATGGAAAATGGTATTACGTAAAAAATTACACACAACCTTCACACAAGGCAGGTGCCGAAAGTCCGTGGCTTAATCCTCCTATGAACATTGATCTTTGGATGCCAGATCACAAGGTTTACGACAATCAGGTATTTTCTGAAACAATAAAATCGAAGGAAGAATTTCCACTTGCCTACGAACTGCTTGCTCAGATTGTGGAGGGCAGACTTCCGCAGGAAGAGTTGTATAATCTTGAAAATGACCCGTGGGCAGTAAATAACCTTGCCGAAAATCCAGTTTATAAAAATGAGCTTGAAAGAATGAGAAATGAACTTCGGTTTTGGAAAGCTAAAACTAACTTTTAATAATGAAACAAATTTTTAAATTAACGCTTCTGATTTTATTGTTGTATCTGGTTTGTGCTTGCACTATTTCTGAAAAAGAAACAAAACCAAACATCATTCTTATCCTTGCCGATGATTTTGGCTATATGGATATTCAGCAATATGCAAATCGGGCTTTAGGTACCGATAAAAGCAAAATGTTTTACGAAACCCCAAACCTGGATCGTTTGGTAAACGAAGGTGTTGCGTTTGAGCAAGCTTATGCTTGTCAGCTGTGTTCGCCAACAAGGGCCAGCATTTTGACTGGAAAATTTGCAGGACGTTTGGGGTTTACTACAGCCACACCGCTTATCAACACCTATTACAATCAAAACCTTGCTGTTCCTAAAGGGAGTTATGCGCACGATGTACTTTCTCATACCGACAGGATTAAAATTGAACAAGCCTGGTTAAATGGAAGTACTAATACAGCTGTTCCGTCCGGGACTGCGATGGATAATGGTTGTGATGAAATTTCCATTGCCGAGGCTTTACCCGATTATCATTCGGCTTTTATTGGCAAATGGCATATTGGAGGGCATGGAGCCGAAGGTTATCAACCCGCCGACCAGGGTTTTGAACCACTTGCCTGGTTCGATGCCGGTGGCTCAACTTATTTTAATTGGCGACCTGGCTGGAATAATCGTTCAAAAAAACGACTGCCTAAAATACCCCAGGAAGAATGGAAAATGGGCTATGCCGGAGAAGATACCGGCGAAGAATATTTAACTGATGATTTAACCAAACAAGCTTTACAATTCATCGATAAACGCACACAAATTAAAGAGCAACCTTTCT
Above is a genomic segment from uncultured Draconibacterium sp. containing:
- a CDS encoding amidohydrolase family protein — encoded protein: MRKIIAILLNCFFVWNCLNAQEIKRIDTHIHLYDTNRSGSFDFLDDHKLDGSVKLRFPHLAKQFADSATSAGVKFAYVVEASIRREDNFWLSEICDSTACILGFSANLNPLDETFIEDLESLSKNPKFRGIRPRIRGFNLSDAETIKRLGEIEKRGLVLELWGNNTAIASIASLYPNMNIIVNHFAGGAIRADGIPNKSAYISKLEHLATQSNVYIKISALYSRSGKRFAPTNMEYYKPLIDAAVDAFGPERVLFGSNWPLSVLRGNYKSMIKLLEAYCKQREDLSAEQLFYSNAIKAYGL
- a CDS encoding sulfatase, producing the protein MEKNKQLKNILILFPEDMGNHMSSLGTPGISTPELDALALEGVRFTSNFCGQPVCSPSKGTIYTGRYPHDNGMIKNTHNFSVDQLPFPEDTDPSDYRITGVKEDIPTLIEILKENGYFTAITSKTHVQPMKKFPFDMGWGRLGSEGIYKPETWKELINAVKDGAADKPFFLMANTSLTHAPWQIKLLENGISSNPSNRLAPPTSVDWKEIPVHPFMPDTEVARKDLARYFAMVQLVDDWVGVIMNSLEEAGLAENTLVIFTPDHGMPYQRGKVACYPAGTQVPLIIKGPGISKGLSLETPVSHVDLMPTILKYLNIDIPNVQHGNSLWPLLTGRQKEFEGRKTVLTETNSYYKGRAVTDGKWYYVKNYTQPSHKAGAESPWLNPPMNIDLWMPDHKVYDNQVFSETIKSKEEFPLAYELLAQIVEGRLPQEELYNLENDPWAVNNLAENPVYKNELERMRNELRFWKAKTNF